A region of Kribbella sp. NBC_01245 DNA encodes the following proteins:
- a CDS encoding SDR family NAD(P)-dependent oxidoreductase: MKASFDATGEVVVVTGGARGIGAALAAAVARLGGTAVVFDIVTPALTEGVEYVEVDVADRDAVAKAVAAVVERHGRIDGLVAGAAVQPRTPVLATDPEEWTGVLNVNLDGVVWVCQAVVPHMIERRSGSVVVFTSGLAHTGFPGAAAYAASKAALIAFAKTLAAEVAEHRVRVNVIAPGVIDTDQFRTANAGADLDRWRTTTGIGDPDDVVGPLLFLLSDAAGMTGSQLTRERAFGRLTHY; encoded by the coding sequence ATGAAGGCGAGCTTCGACGCGACCGGTGAGGTCGTGGTCGTCACCGGTGGCGCGCGGGGGATCGGCGCTGCCCTGGCCGCCGCCGTCGCCCGCCTCGGTGGTACCGCCGTCGTCTTCGACATCGTCACCCCTGCCCTGACTGAAGGCGTTGAGTACGTCGAGGTGGACGTGGCAGACCGCGACGCCGTCGCCAAGGCTGTCGCCGCAGTGGTCGAGCGGCACGGGCGGATCGACGGCCTGGTCGCCGGTGCCGCCGTCCAGCCGCGTACGCCGGTGCTCGCAACGGACCCGGAGGAGTGGACCGGCGTCCTCAACGTCAACCTCGACGGTGTCGTCTGGGTCTGCCAGGCCGTGGTGCCGCACATGATCGAACGACGTTCGGGCTCGGTCGTCGTCTTCACCTCGGGCCTCGCCCACACCGGTTTCCCCGGCGCCGCGGCGTATGCGGCCAGCAAGGCGGCGCTCATTGCGTTCGCGAAGACCCTCGCGGCCGAGGTCGCCGAGCATCGCGTCCGGGTGAACGTGATCGCCCCGGGCGTAATCGACACCGACCAGTTCCGTACGGCGAACGCGGGCGCCGACTTGGACCGCTGGCGTACGACCACCGGTATCGGTGATCCCGACGACGTGGTCGGGCCGCTGCTCTTCCTGCTGTCCGACGCCGCCGGGATGACCGGCTCCCAGCTCACCCGGGAGCGGGCGTTCGGCCGGCTCACCCACTACTAG
- a CDS encoding PQQ-dependent sugar dehydrogenase: protein MPKFRSLFLLFAGVALAAPFASTTAPASISQDAPILDPITDNPVVSGLGLVVKEYASFPKSEPTPPTGDPRLDRQARINYLSPVPDRSSRLAVPDLNGKLYLLRNGQPREYLDVGATFAPDFVSSRGLGSGFGFVAFHPEFARNGRFYTVHTEWGAALTKPTDLPTQSGTKFHGVITEWTASDPTADAFAGTRREVIRLGYSGQVHGIQQIGFRTTAHRGDTDYGQLYIASGDGGLGVVTDDPQNLAIPQGKILRIDPRGTNSASGRYGVPASNPFIGRPGALGEIWAYGMRDPHRFSWDGRRMLLGHIGEHEIEAVYDVRAGDNLGWNQREGHWVFSRTDRCNLNPLPADDASLGYTYPVAAYDHDPPPGLPCTADSGHAISGGFVYRGYDVPRLRGKYVFADLVDGRVMYAESRAMRRGQPLAKINELMVYDATGKRVKTSELAGHSRVDLRLGTDARGELYLLSKANGKIWKVVGTRQFANCRTNGMVVVNTAGARNWAPVTPAKWQFPGNEVVLAEAGVARPGPRRPFEYAVLTKGPVVGNVRIDAEVRLDAPVSVANRDVIIVFGHRSDTEFYYAHLSSDNTIYPHNGIFVVNNADRFRLDDQWKPANSIGAKPAITDEAWHRIRVTHCASTGEIAVYVDGRADPLITAVDKTFTSGRTGFGSFDNTGRLRHLTLTATRP from the coding sequence TTGCCCAAATTCCGCTCGCTCTTCCTGCTCTTCGCCGGCGTCGCCCTGGCAGCGCCGTTCGCATCCACAACAGCTCCCGCGTCCATCAGCCAGGACGCGCCGATCCTCGACCCGATCACCGACAACCCGGTCGTCTCCGGGCTCGGCCTGGTGGTCAAGGAATATGCCTCGTTCCCGAAATCCGAGCCGACTCCCCCGACCGGTGATCCCCGGTTGGACCGGCAGGCCCGGATCAACTACCTGAGCCCGGTTCCGGATCGCTCCAGCCGCCTCGCCGTACCGGATCTCAACGGCAAGCTCTACCTACTTCGCAACGGACAACCACGCGAGTACCTCGACGTCGGCGCCACCTTCGCGCCGGACTTCGTCTCCTCGCGCGGCCTCGGTTCCGGCTTCGGGTTCGTCGCGTTCCATCCCGAGTTCGCCCGCAACGGCCGGTTCTACACCGTGCACACGGAGTGGGGTGCCGCCCTCACCAAACCGACCGACCTGCCAACGCAATCCGGCACAAAGTTCCACGGCGTCATCACCGAATGGACCGCGTCCGACCCGACAGCGGACGCCTTCGCGGGCACTCGGCGCGAGGTGATCCGCCTCGGCTACAGCGGCCAAGTCCACGGCATCCAGCAGATCGGCTTCCGTACGACCGCCCATCGCGGCGATACGGATTATGGCCAGCTCTACATCGCATCCGGCGACGGCGGCCTCGGCGTAGTGACCGACGACCCGCAGAACCTGGCCATCCCGCAAGGCAAGATCCTCCGGATCGACCCGCGCGGCACGAACAGCGCCAGCGGGCGATACGGCGTACCCGCGAGCAATCCGTTCATCGGCAGACCCGGCGCCCTCGGCGAGATCTGGGCGTACGGCATGCGCGACCCGCATCGCTTCAGCTGGGACGGCCGTCGCATGCTGCTCGGGCATATCGGCGAACACGAGATCGAGGCCGTGTACGACGTCCGCGCCGGCGACAACCTCGGCTGGAACCAACGCGAAGGCCATTGGGTCTTCAGCCGAACCGACCGCTGCAACCTCAATCCACTCCCGGCCGACGACGCGTCCCTCGGCTACACCTACCCGGTCGCGGCGTACGACCACGACCCGCCACCCGGCCTCCCCTGTACGGCGGACAGCGGGCACGCCATCAGTGGCGGATTCGTCTATCGCGGGTACGACGTGCCGCGGTTGCGCGGGAAGTACGTCTTCGCGGACCTGGTCGACGGACGTGTCATGTACGCCGAATCGCGGGCGATGCGCCGGGGTCAACCGCTCGCGAAGATCAACGAGCTGATGGTGTACGACGCCACCGGTAAGCGAGTGAAGACCTCCGAACTGGCCGGCCATTCGAGAGTCGATCTGCGCCTCGGTACGGACGCGCGTGGCGAGCTTTACCTGCTGTCCAAGGCGAACGGCAAGATCTGGAAGGTCGTCGGGACTCGGCAATTCGCCAATTGCCGAACCAACGGCATGGTCGTCGTGAACACGGCAGGCGCGCGCAACTGGGCGCCGGTCACGCCCGCGAAGTGGCAGTTCCCGGGCAACGAGGTTGTACTCGCCGAGGCGGGCGTGGCTCGTCCCGGACCGCGGCGGCCATTCGAGTACGCCGTACTGACCAAGGGACCAGTGGTCGGGAATGTGCGCATCGACGCGGAAGTCCGGCTCGACGCGCCGGTCAGCGTGGCCAACCGGGACGTGATCATCGTGTTCGGGCATCGCTCGGACACGGAGTTCTACTACGCGCATCTCTCGTCGGACAACACGATCTACCCGCACAACGGGATCTTCGTCGTGAACAACGCCGACCGCTTCCGCCTGGACGACCAGTGGAAACCGGCCAACTCGATCGGCGCCAAACCCGCGATCACCGACGAAGCATGGCACCGCATCCGCGTCACCCACTGCGCGTCGACGGGCGAGATCGCGGTGTACGTCGACGGCCGGGCCGACCCGTTGATCACGGCCGTCGACAAGACCTTCACCTCCGGCCGAACCGGCTTCGGCTCCTTCGACAACACCGGCCGCCTCCGCCACCTAACCCTCACCGCCACCCGCCCATAG
- a CDS encoding FAD-dependent monooxygenase has protein sequence MPDQLPVAVVGAGPIGLTTALGLAHYGVPFILLEEDAVLSRDTKAGTVLTRTLEVWDRYGCVEQVLAAALRIDEIGDIDKSTSTPRASVQLEELVRDTRFPFVINIPQHHLEPILADALDGSVMMEHRLESFEVKNDHVVLFVETPEGRKEIEASYLLACDGGRSKVRDALGATVSGETLPERYMLIDVVVDLDVTNARDYPYLAYFADHSEWMVLIRQPEYWRFLFPLGPDQAPPDEDGLLAKVRQFIGEVDRMELHGSVIYNVHHRVADHWSAEGRVFLMGDAAHLITPMWALGLNTGALDASNLPWRLAWVLRGWATPELLDGYEQEQRPVAIEGSGEMAEAARKYMSHQRGAVTAAGSAWATAYTRTLLGVRLDVDGEGDWSMVMTAAEPPAVRAGDRAPDLVLRGATGPTSIHELARDSFVALYFTDVRRRPDIPVNDSPALRHYVVSRWDAPLDSGLRERALFDPGAIATGRYGVPADTMVLIRPDGHIASVEPIRPGVAEDRYMAITGRPVPGLEVGGG, from the coding sequence TTGCCCGACCAGTTGCCCGTTGCCGTCGTGGGCGCGGGCCCGATCGGACTGACCACCGCCCTCGGTCTCGCGCATTACGGGGTGCCGTTCATCCTGCTCGAAGAGGATGCGGTGCTGTCCCGGGATACGAAGGCCGGCACGGTGCTGACGCGCACCCTGGAGGTCTGGGACCGGTACGGCTGCGTCGAGCAGGTGCTGGCGGCCGCGTTGCGCATCGACGAGATCGGCGACATCGACAAGTCCACGAGCACTCCGCGGGCGTCGGTCCAGCTGGAGGAGCTCGTCCGGGACACCCGCTTCCCGTTCGTCATCAACATCCCGCAGCATCACCTCGAACCGATCCTCGCGGATGCCCTCGACGGTTCCGTGATGATGGAACATCGCCTCGAGTCGTTCGAAGTGAAGAACGACCACGTAGTTCTCTTCGTAGAGACTCCTGAGGGCCGTAAGGAGATCGAGGCGTCATACCTGCTTGCGTGCGACGGAGGCCGCAGCAAGGTCCGTGACGCTCTCGGCGCAACAGTGTCCGGGGAGACCCTTCCCGAGCGGTACATGTTGATTGACGTGGTGGTGGACCTAGACGTCACCAACGCGCGCGACTATCCGTACCTGGCCTACTTCGCGGATCACAGCGAGTGGATGGTTCTGATCCGCCAACCCGAGTACTGGCGGTTCCTGTTCCCACTAGGGCCTGACCAGGCTCCGCCAGACGAGGACGGCCTATTGGCCAAGGTGCGGCAGTTCATCGGAGAGGTCGACCGGATGGAGCTACACGGCTCTGTCATCTACAACGTGCACCACCGGGTTGCGGACCACTGGTCAGCCGAAGGCCGGGTCTTCCTGATGGGAGATGCCGCACACCTCATTACCCCGATGTGGGCGCTAGGCCTCAACACTGGTGCCCTAGACGCCTCCAACCTTCCCTGGCGTCTGGCCTGGGTACTACGCGGCTGGGCGACTCCGGAACTCCTCGATGGCTACGAGCAGGAGCAGCGGCCAGTAGCGATCGAAGGCTCGGGGGAGATGGCCGAGGCGGCTCGCAAGTACATGTCGCACCAGCGGGGTGCGGTGACTGCAGCCGGGAGTGCTTGGGCTACGGCGTACACGCGGACACTGCTCGGCGTACGGCTTGATGTGGATGGTGAAGGCGACTGGTCGATGGTCATGACCGCGGCAGAACCGCCTGCCGTCAGGGCCGGGGATAGAGCGCCAGACCTGGTACTCCGTGGTGCGACCGGCCCTACGTCGATCCACGAGTTGGCGCGGGATTCCTTTGTGGCGTTGTACTTCACCGACGTACGGCGGCGGCCGGACATCCCGGTGAACGATTCGCCCGCCCTGAGGCACTACGTGGTGTCCCGGTGGGATGCGCCACTTGATTCGGGGTTGAGGGAGCGCGCGCTGTTCGACCCGGGCGCGATCGCCACCGGGCGGTACGGCGTACCGGCGGACACCATGGTGCTCATCCGGCCGGACGGGCACATCGCGTCGGTCGAGCCGATTAGACCCGGTGTGGCGGAGGATCGGTACATGGCCATCACGGGACGGCCGGTACCGGGACTGGAGGTCGGTGGTGGCTGA
- a CDS encoding AMP-binding protein has product MTFLPLDLAAAPGRHLLRGLRPDERHLARLLVSQAEALGDKPALRMGDTTITYADLPRLAAAGRDRLLAAGVNPGERVCTLAANSVQLVQIFLGCAVTGAIYVPLDPRLPDEELSERIAAVEPAAIYADKPIDDQLPMATDEPLLGADLYAEASYDGTLPGLILHTSGTTGRPKGVLCPHSQLFSWAIFGNEQLGVTPDDVLYTNLPLFHCNALVTVTQSWVAGATAVVGTEFDVGLFWAQLAEYEATITFLLGSMIHQLVSRSAEIPPPDDHRLRLVLAPGAGSDAKRRFTEWSDVLVVDAFGMTELNVVSYEPLDRIVSGSMGVPFPDFEIRVADGYDVPVPDGTVGQLLVRPRSPFITALGYWNAPQETMNAWRNLWFHTGDLVAWEPDGSLRYVDRLADAIHRGGHTISSREIEAVLQSHPAVLECAVYGVPAGVGDDDILAAVRLVPGTRVGADELSGFATRELAAGLVPDYVYVVDELPHTANGKIAKAALRSQGAPDGRDTPQRVVTS; this is encoded by the coding sequence ATGACCTTCCTTCCCCTGGACCTCGCCGCCGCGCCGGGCCGCCATCTGCTGCGCGGCCTGCGCCCGGATGAGCGGCACCTTGCCCGCCTGCTGGTCAGCCAGGCCGAGGCGCTCGGCGACAAACCCGCGTTGCGGATGGGCGACACCACCATCACGTACGCCGATCTCCCGCGCCTGGCGGCTGCCGGCCGGGACCGCCTGTTGGCCGCGGGGGTGAACCCGGGCGAGCGGGTGTGCACCCTTGCGGCCAACTCCGTCCAGCTGGTGCAGATCTTCCTCGGGTGTGCCGTGACAGGCGCGATCTACGTCCCGTTGGACCCACGGCTGCCGGACGAGGAGCTGAGCGAGCGGATCGCGGCCGTGGAGCCCGCCGCGATCTACGCGGACAAGCCCATCGACGACCAGCTGCCGATGGCGACCGACGAGCCGTTGCTGGGCGCTGACCTGTACGCCGAGGCGTCGTACGACGGAACGTTGCCGGGGCTGATCCTGCACACGTCAGGCACGACCGGGCGGCCCAAGGGCGTGTTGTGCCCGCATAGCCAGCTCTTCTCGTGGGCGATCTTCGGCAACGAGCAGCTCGGGGTGACGCCGGACGACGTGCTCTACACGAACCTCCCGCTGTTCCACTGCAACGCCCTCGTCACCGTGACGCAGTCCTGGGTCGCCGGGGCGACGGCGGTCGTGGGCACGGAGTTCGACGTCGGCCTGTTCTGGGCGCAGCTCGCGGAATACGAGGCGACCATCACGTTCCTGCTCGGCTCGATGATCCACCAGCTGGTGAGCCGGTCCGCCGAGATCCCACCGCCGGACGATCACCGGTTGCGGCTGGTCCTCGCACCCGGCGCGGGCAGCGACGCCAAGCGCCGGTTCACCGAGTGGTCCGACGTACTCGTCGTGGACGCCTTCGGCATGACCGAGCTCAACGTGGTCAGCTACGAACCGCTGGACCGGATCGTCAGCGGCTCGATGGGAGTGCCGTTCCCGGACTTCGAGATCCGCGTCGCCGACGGGTACGACGTACCGGTGCCGGACGGGACCGTCGGCCAGTTGCTGGTCCGTCCGCGTTCGCCGTTCATCACCGCGCTCGGCTATTGGAACGCGCCGCAGGAAACGATGAACGCCTGGCGCAATCTCTGGTTCCACACCGGCGATCTGGTCGCGTGGGAGCCCGACGGTTCGTTGCGGTACGTCGACCGCCTGGCCGACGCAATCCACCGGGGCGGCCACACCATCTCCAGCCGCGAGATCGAGGCGGTGTTGCAGAGTCATCCCGCAGTGCTGGAATGCGCGGTGTACGGCGTACCGGCGGGTGTAGGTGACGACGACATCCTTGCGGCGGTACGGCTGGTTCCGGGGACTCGGGTCGGCGCGGACGAGTTGTCGGGCTTCGCGACACGTGAACTGGCTGCGGGATTAGTGCCGGACTACGTCTACGTTGTGGACGAACTGCCGCACACTGCGAACGGCAAGATCGCCAAGGCGGCACTGCGTTCTCAGGGCGCTCCTGACGGTCGTGACACCCCTCAACGCGTAGTGACGAGCTAA
- a CDS encoding amidohydrolase family protein has product MPGWDVHTHLIPPTVLDAARQGRFGLSIDDGTLVVDGRARLPMRRMASPQALLEWVDAQDLDGAIVSIPPPLFRYELGAAWAELVNEGLRQLAGPRLRVLGHLVLVDPGMAESLAGEGVFSGFALGTPGFTERDELWQVLHELKAFTLIHPSHCDDPRLAPYYLSNLLGNPYETALAVAELVFGDVPARFPGIRFCLCHGGGATAAVAGRWQRGVDTDRPGVEPLGLSIAEALRRFYVDDLVHDPAVLALLAEIFGPDKVLTGSDWPFPMGADSIDRDRAERRALEVEVFTRPLGN; this is encoded by the coding sequence ATGCCCGGCTGGGACGTCCACACCCACCTGATCCCGCCGACGGTGCTCGACGCCGCGCGGCAGGGCCGGTTCGGGCTGTCGATCGACGACGGCACGCTGGTGGTGGACGGCCGCGCGCGATTGCCGATGCGGCGGATGGCCTCGCCGCAGGCCCTGCTCGAATGGGTGGACGCCCAGGATCTGGACGGCGCGATCGTCTCGATACCGCCGCCGTTGTTCCGCTACGAGCTCGGCGCGGCGTGGGCCGAGCTGGTGAATGAGGGCCTCAGGCAACTAGCCGGACCACGTCTGCGGGTGCTCGGGCATCTCGTCCTCGTCGATCCCGGGATGGCCGAATCCCTTGCTGGGGAAGGGGTTTTCAGCGGCTTCGCCCTCGGCACGCCGGGTTTCACCGAGCGCGACGAACTCTGGCAGGTGCTGCACGAGCTGAAGGCGTTCACCTTGATCCACCCGAGTCATTGCGACGACCCGCGCCTCGCGCCGTACTACTTGTCGAACCTCCTTGGTAACCCCTACGAGACAGCGCTTGCGGTGGCGGAGCTGGTCTTCGGCGATGTACCCGCGCGGTTCCCGGGGATCCGGTTCTGCCTGTGTCATGGCGGGGGAGCGACCGCCGCGGTGGCCGGCCGTTGGCAGCGCGGCGTGGACACGGATCGGCCCGGGGTCGAGCCGCTCGGCCTGTCGATCGCCGAGGCGCTGCGGCGGTTCTACGTGGACGATCTCGTGCACGACCCGGCCGTCTTGGCCTTACTGGCGGAGATCTTCGGGCCGGACAAAGTACTCACCGGTAGCGACTGGCCATTCCCGATGGGGGCTGACAGCATCGATCGCGATCGGGCCGAACGACGGGCCCTGGAGGTCGAAGTGTTCACCCGGCCGCTGGGGAATTGA
- a CDS encoding GntR family transcriptional regulator produces the protein MTRRLELTPRGPSGRRTLAEEAAAELHALILSGELPSGTPLRLEELARRLDMSQMPIREGLRRMQALGLVEIVPHKGAWVRELSMDDLRDTHETRLALESLAVRAAAGRFADADAKAAAAALAEHVRLSKAGDIVASRQAHTDFHFAIYRAGGSRWLPRAIEPVWQNSERYRFGSRQTRARIEQTRQEHQAILDACLAKDPDAAEAALRSHLEGAMVRITETMAARAAGTPLD, from the coding sequence ATGACCCGACGGCTCGAGCTCACCCCCAGGGGACCGAGCGGGCGGCGTACTTTGGCCGAGGAGGCGGCGGCCGAGCTGCACGCGCTGATCCTCTCCGGCGAGCTGCCCAGTGGTACGCCGCTCCGGCTGGAAGAACTGGCCCGGCGGCTGGACATGAGCCAGATGCCGATTCGCGAAGGCCTACGCCGGATGCAGGCGCTCGGTCTGGTCGAAATCGTTCCGCACAAGGGCGCGTGGGTCCGCGAGCTGTCGATGGACGACCTCCGCGACACCCACGAAACCCGTCTGGCGCTGGAATCCCTGGCTGTACGAGCGGCGGCGGGCCGATTCGCCGACGCGGACGCGAAGGCCGCCGCGGCCGCCCTCGCCGAGCACGTCCGATTGTCGAAGGCGGGCGACATCGTGGCATCCCGGCAGGCGCATACGGACTTCCACTTCGCGATCTACCGGGCGGGCGGTTCGCGTTGGCTGCCGCGCGCGATCGAGCCCGTCTGGCAGAACAGCGAGCGCTATCGGTTCGGCTCCCGGCAAACGCGGGCGCGGATCGAGCAGACCCGGCAGGAGCACCAGGCCATTCTCGACGCCTGCCTGGCCAAGGACCCGGACGCCGCCGAGGCCGCCCTGCGCTCCCACCTGGAAGGCGCCATGGTCCGCATCACCGAGACCATGGCCGCCCGTGCCGCTGGAACTCCGCTCGACTGA
- a CDS encoding PPOX class F420-dependent oxidoreductase, translating into MPRSIATNTKVELEGLLEFVRPRHHLLLVTRRQDGSPQLSPVSGGVDPEGRIVISSYPERAKSKNIKRDGRTSVLVLSDDWDGPWVQVDGTGEVIDLPEAVEPLVDYFRSISGEHPDWDEYREAMTKQGKCLIRITPERWGPVATGGFPARFAD; encoded by the coding sequence ATGCCACGTTCTATTGCCACCAATACGAAGGTTGAGCTCGAGGGGCTGCTGGAGTTCGTGCGGCCTCGCCATCACCTGCTGCTCGTGACCCGGCGGCAGGACGGTTCGCCGCAGCTGTCGCCGGTTTCGGGCGGGGTTGATCCCGAGGGACGGATCGTCATCTCGTCGTACCCGGAACGCGCCAAGAGCAAGAACATCAAGCGGGACGGGCGGACCAGCGTGCTCGTACTGTCCGACGACTGGGACGGCCCTTGGGTGCAGGTCGATGGCACCGGTGAGGTGATCGATCTGCCCGAGGCGGTCGAGCCGCTGGTGGACTACTTCCGCTCGATCTCCGGCGAACACCCGGACTGGGACGAGTACCGGGAAGCCATGACCAAGCAGGGCAAGTGCCTGATCCGGATCACCCCCGAACGCTGGGGCCCGGTCGCGACCGGCGGCTTCCCGGCCCGATTCGCGGACTAA
- a CDS encoding Ldh family oxidoreductase, protein MTAGVVDGAEHQVRVRAEWLEQTVTAIFAALDFVPADAHSIAAALVDADLRGVRSHGVMLVPMYVERLLAGGVTRERQVEVLYDAGAALVVDALGGMGQLSSPQAMGLAIDRAGRFGIGLVSVRRAHHFGAASRWAMQAAEAGCLGIAMSNTTPLMPAPGGAERIVGNNPLAVAVPTEAGVEIVLDMALSAVALGKVRMAASAGREIPDTWATDATGTPTTSADAALLGMLLPAAGHKGFGLALIVDILTGVLSGGGWGDQVRPLYREPDRPNDCAHLFLAIDPALLGGITEFRARTSQLAERVRTSATAPGVDRLHVPGELEADQAEFQLREGVLLEKAGLDGLVEAARIVGAQIRESGL, encoded by the coding sequence GTGACGGCCGGCGTCGTCGACGGAGCCGAGCACCAGGTCCGGGTTCGGGCGGAGTGGCTCGAGCAGACCGTGACGGCCATCTTCGCCGCGCTCGACTTCGTACCGGCCGACGCGCACTCGATCGCGGCGGCCCTGGTCGACGCGGATCTGCGCGGTGTCCGCTCGCATGGCGTGATGCTCGTCCCGATGTACGTCGAACGCCTGCTCGCGGGCGGCGTAACGCGCGAACGGCAGGTCGAGGTGCTGTACGACGCCGGCGCGGCGCTGGTCGTCGACGCCCTTGGCGGGATGGGCCAGCTGTCCAGCCCGCAGGCGATGGGCCTCGCGATCGACCGGGCCGGCCGGTTCGGCATCGGCCTGGTCTCGGTCCGCCGGGCGCACCATTTCGGCGCGGCCAGTCGCTGGGCGATGCAAGCGGCCGAGGCTGGTTGTCTCGGCATCGCGATGTCCAACACGACCCCGTTGATGCCCGCGCCGGGTGGTGCCGAGCGCATCGTCGGCAATAACCCGCTCGCCGTCGCCGTACCGACCGAGGCCGGGGTGGAGATCGTCCTGGACATGGCGTTGTCGGCCGTGGCGCTGGGCAAGGTTCGTATGGCGGCTTCTGCCGGGCGGGAGATCCCTGACACTTGGGCGACGGATGCGACCGGCACGCCGACTACCAGCGCGGACGCCGCTCTACTGGGAATGCTGCTGCCTGCGGCCGGGCATAAGGGGTTTGGCCTCGCGTTGATCGTGGACATCCTTACCGGCGTACTAAGTGGCGGTGGGTGGGGTGACCAGGTGCGGCCGCTCTACCGTGAGCCGGATCGGCCTAACGACTGCGCTCACCTCTTCCTGGCGATAGACCCTGCACTGCTTGGGGGCATTACCGAGTTCCGTGCCCGTACGTCGCAGCTCGCGGAGCGCGTTCGTACGTCGGCCACTGCGCCCGGCGTAGACCGGCTGCACGTGCCGGGTGAACTCGAAGCGGACCAGGCCGAGTTCCAGCTCCGCGAAGGCGTACTGCTGGAGAAGGCCGGGTTGGACGGTCTCGTCGAGGCCGCCCGTATCGTCGGCGCACAGATCAGGGAGTCCGGGCTATGA
- a CDS encoding cupin domain-containing protein has protein sequence MAEDVMRHFQEVLLQTDDLEWVEKSLAGLSHKMLWRDEETEASIALVKFEQGAGIPTAHQHASNQFMFCLSGKYRYIPTGTTLTKGSFYWNPKGSTHGPTVADETSILLEVYDGPHYPERPSFYDNDEDAR, from the coding sequence GTGGCTGAGGACGTGATGCGGCACTTCCAGGAGGTGCTGCTGCAGACGGATGACCTGGAGTGGGTCGAGAAGTCCCTGGCCGGGTTGTCCCACAAGATGCTTTGGCGGGATGAGGAGACCGAGGCATCTATTGCGCTCGTGAAGTTCGAACAGGGCGCAGGGATACCTACTGCCCACCAGCACGCGTCCAACCAGTTCATGTTCTGCCTGTCCGGGAAGTACCGCTATATCCCGACTGGAACCACTCTGACCAAGGGCAGCTTCTACTGGAACCCGAAGGGCTCTACCCACGGCCCGACCGTCGCGGACGAGACCTCCATCCTGCTCGAGGTGTACGACGGCCCGCACTATCCCGAGCGCCCATCCTTCTACGACAACGACGAGGACGCCCGCTGA
- a CDS encoding GntR family transcriptional regulator, which translates to MSRQMELMPGGPGGRRTLAETAAAELHQLILSGELPSGTPLRLVDLANRLDMSQMPVREGLRRLEALGLVDIVPHKGAWVRELSLEDLRDTQETRLALEALAVRAAAERFTAADASTATEALQLQVKLAKAGDIVGARQAHTDFHFAIYRAGGSRWLTRAIEPVWQNSERYRFGSPQSPERIELHRREHEAILKACIAHDVEEAEEALRRHLAGATERISAYMTGETGGTRKD; encoded by the coding sequence ATGAGCCGGCAGATGGAGTTGATGCCAGGAGGCCCCGGCGGTCGCCGTACGTTGGCAGAGACCGCAGCGGCCGAGTTACACCAGTTGATCCTCTCGGGCGAACTACCAAGTGGTACGCCGCTCCGCCTGGTGGACCTGGCCAACCGGCTAGACATGAGCCAGATGCCGGTCCGCGAAGGTCTACGGCGGCTGGAAGCGCTCGGACTGGTCGACATCGTGCCGCACAAGGGTGCGTGGGTGCGTGAGCTCTCGTTGGAGGACCTGCGCGATACCCAGGAGACCCGGCTGGCACTGGAGGCTCTGGCGGTCCGAGCGGCCGCAGAGCGTTTTACCGCCGCTGACGCCAGTACGGCGACTGAGGCGCTCCAGCTGCAGGTGAAGCTGGCCAAGGCAGGCGATATCGTCGGTGCCCGGCAGGCGCACACGGACTTCCACTTCGCGATCTACCGGGCCGGTGGCTCGCGGTGGTTGACCAGGGCGATCGAGCCGGTTTGGCAGAACAGTGAGCGCTACAGGTTCGGCAGCCCGCAGAGCCCGGAGCGGATCGAGCTACACCGTAGGGAGCACGAAGCGATCCTGAAGGCCTGCATCGCGCATGACGTGGAGGAAGCGGAGGAGGCCTTGCGTAGGCATCTCGCGGGTGCCACCGAACGAATAAGCGCGTACATGACCGGTGAGACGGGCGGGACCAGGAAGGACTAG